Proteins encoded by one window of Akkermansia muciniphila ATCC BAA-835:
- a CDS encoding VWA domain-containing protein, translating to MIQFNTPEWFFLIPLLLAAGWKYRRLRLASPLRLLLQACLLLALAQPALDRGGKGMDLWVLVDRSNSTAGIPAAGAEEIQAILERHKHAGDRVRLVDFAQSAVLRGRGDPVFAGGTAGTDMEQALAYTMALMSPNRTNRILMLTDGWPTTPLDQAAEQLIQSRIPVDYRLSVTFREADIRIEQIRTPARIRPGEAFILEATLAGPPGPAITVPWQISKNGGAPLRGTATLLNGKATVQLADRLSTPGCSAYEMTITPQNDPIPENNRAVSFLEVTGGNGVLLLSGYDRDPLAPFLEAQGFRVQQPSGLNQLDARHLSGVGLVIINNLSASSVPPDFLHALDYYVREQGGGLLMCGGRHSFGSGGYFSSPIDELLPVSMEMKKDKMKLMTAMSIVLDRSGSMSCSVPGGKTKMDLANAGTCQTISLLSDQDLISVHAVDSEPHPIVTLSSLGPNRKKMISSVSRIASMGGGIFIGAGLKAGWQELQRSVAGTRHLLLFADADDSEEPADYRETLKEMVKEGVTVSVIALGTEKSADAGLLREIAELGRGRIFFCDRPGDIPSIFAQETVSVARAAFIRERTLLRGTAGWLQIAAGQPEWPPAVDGYNLCYLRNGATAACVTEDGNAAPLVSFWNRGTGRTAAVTFAMGGELGKNIQQWDSYGDLIQTLARWLNRKNPPQGYSVRADTAGDRLRIRLYYSEENIPRLAERMPEISLELSGKESSRTQNGIWEHLQPGIFQCSFPLPHGVMARGAVRIGGSVIPFGPVSQQVDPEWAMPPESGNAFLDLVNRTGGRERMDLPSIFREPRPGTSLQLRPILLWSTCVLLVLDALFTRTGLLPRGQPRQGGTRSRPSGENNQSI from the coding sequence ATGATTCAATTCAACACCCCGGAATGGTTCTTCCTGATCCCCCTGCTTCTGGCGGCAGGCTGGAAATACAGGCGTCTGCGCCTGGCCTCCCCCCTGCGCCTCCTTCTGCAGGCCTGCCTGCTGCTGGCCCTGGCTCAGCCTGCCCTTGACAGGGGCGGCAAAGGCATGGACTTGTGGGTGCTGGTGGACCGATCAAATTCCACGGCGGGAATTCCGGCAGCCGGGGCAGAGGAAATCCAGGCTATTCTGGAACGGCACAAACATGCCGGGGACCGCGTCCGATTGGTGGATTTCGCGCAATCCGCCGTGCTCCGGGGACGCGGAGACCCCGTCTTTGCCGGGGGAACCGCCGGAACGGACATGGAACAGGCCCTGGCCTATACCATGGCCCTGATGTCCCCGAACCGGACGAACCGCATCCTGATGTTGACGGACGGCTGGCCCACCACGCCGCTGGACCAGGCGGCGGAACAGCTCATCCAGTCCCGGATTCCGGTGGACTACCGCCTGTCCGTCACCTTCCGGGAAGCGGACATCCGCATAGAACAAATCCGAACCCCGGCGCGTATCCGGCCCGGCGAAGCCTTTATTTTAGAAGCAACCCTGGCAGGCCCTCCCGGCCCGGCCATCACCGTTCCGTGGCAAATCAGCAAAAACGGAGGGGCTCCGCTGCGGGGGACGGCTACCCTGCTCAACGGCAAAGCCACGGTGCAGCTGGCGGACAGGCTCTCCACACCCGGCTGTTCCGCTTATGAAATGACCATAACGCCGCAAAACGATCCAATCCCTGAAAACAACCGTGCCGTCAGCTTCCTTGAAGTGACGGGAGGAAACGGCGTCCTGCTGCTCTCCGGCTACGACCGCGACCCCCTGGCGCCTTTCCTGGAAGCGCAGGGATTCCGCGTCCAACAACCGTCCGGCCTGAACCAGCTTGATGCCCGCCACCTCTCCGGCGTGGGGCTGGTCATCATCAACAACCTCTCCGCATCCTCCGTCCCGCCGGACTTTCTGCATGCCCTGGACTATTACGTGAGGGAACAGGGCGGCGGCCTGCTCATGTGCGGGGGCAGGCATAGTTTCGGCTCCGGCGGATACTTCTCCTCCCCCATTGACGAACTGCTCCCCGTTTCCATGGAAATGAAGAAGGACAAGATGAAGCTCATGACGGCCATGAGCATCGTTCTGGACCGTTCCGGATCCATGTCCTGTTCCGTTCCCGGAGGAAAGACGAAAATGGATCTGGCCAATGCCGGAACCTGCCAGACCATTTCCCTGTTGTCCGACCAGGATCTCATCTCCGTCCACGCCGTGGACAGCGAACCGCACCCTATTGTCACGCTAAGCAGTCTGGGCCCTAACCGGAAGAAAATGATATCCAGCGTCTCCAGGATTGCCTCCATGGGCGGAGGAATCTTCATCGGCGCCGGGCTGAAAGCGGGCTGGCAGGAACTGCAACGTTCCGTGGCCGGAACACGGCATCTGCTCCTCTTTGCAGATGCTGACGATTCCGAAGAACCTGCCGACTACCGGGAAACTCTGAAAGAAATGGTTAAGGAAGGGGTTACCGTAAGCGTCATCGCACTGGGAACGGAAAAAAGTGCCGATGCCGGACTGCTCAGGGAAATAGCGGAATTGGGACGGGGGCGCATCTTCTTCTGCGACCGTCCGGGGGATATCCCCAGCATCTTTGCACAGGAAACCGTCAGTGTGGCCCGGGCCGCCTTCATCAGGGAACGTACCCTCCTGCGCGGCACGGCTGGCTGGCTTCAAATTGCAGCCGGCCAGCCGGAATGGCCCCCTGCCGTAGACGGTTATAACCTGTGTTATTTAAGGAATGGAGCAACAGCAGCCTGCGTAACGGAAGACGGAAACGCGGCGCCCCTGGTCTCCTTCTGGAACAGGGGAACGGGACGGACGGCCGCCGTTACGTTCGCCATGGGAGGAGAACTCGGAAAAAACATCCAGCAATGGGATAGCTACGGAGACCTTATCCAAACCCTGGCCCGGTGGCTCAACAGGAAAAATCCCCCACAGGGATACTCCGTGCGGGCGGACACGGCAGGAGACCGGTTACGGATTCGCCTTTACTACAGTGAGGAAAACATCCCGCGCCTGGCGGAACGCATGCCGGAAATATCCCTGGAACTCTCCGGAAAAGAAAGCTCCCGTACACAAAACGGTATCTGGGAACACCTGCAGCCGGGAATATTCCAGTGCAGCTTTCCCCTCCCGCACGGAGTCATGGCGCGGGGCGCGGTCCGCATCGGCGGCAGCGTTATCCCCTTCGGCCCTGTCAGCCAGCAGGTGGACCCGGAATGGGCCATGCCGCCTGAATCCGGCAACGCTTTCCTGGACCTGGTGAACCGGACCGGAGGCAGGGAAAGGATGGACCTTCCCTCCATTTTCCGGGAACCGAGGCCCGGAACAAGCCTCCAACTCCGTCCCATCCTGCTGTGGAGCACCTGCGTCCTCCTTGTTCTGGACGCTCTGTTTACCAGGACCGGCCTGCTTCCCCGGGGACAACCGCGGCAGGGGGGTACGCGCTCCCGGCCTTCAGGAGAAAACAATCAATCTATCTGA
- a CDS encoding aldo/keto reductase has product MYKHYSDGRRRFLKMSALFGTSALISPAIARAEGGGADSPENGGFAASRSRTLGKGSCALEASPLGFGVMGMTYNRSQSPSREQCIRLLHEAVERGVTLFDTAIIYGPLSNELLAGEALSPFRGKISVTTKFGHEVINGKGTGRQDSRPETIRRYCDESLRRLKVDAIELFYQHRFDPRIPVEDVAGTISELVKEGKVRRWGMCEVTPGTIRRAHAVHPLTAIQSEYHLMHRDVENNGVLDVCRELGIGFVPYSPLNRGFLGGCINEYTQFDPNNDNRQTLPRFTPEAMRANMRIVNILQQFGRTRGMTSSQVALGWLLQKAPYIVPIPGTTKLSHLEENLHTLDFTCSPQEWAELENAVAATPVTGARYNAEQQRQVGH; this is encoded by the coding sequence ATGTATAAACACTATTCTGACGGCCGCCGCCGCTTTCTCAAAATGTCCGCCTTGTTCGGTACGTCTGCGCTGATTTCTCCGGCCATTGCCCGGGCAGAGGGCGGGGGTGCCGATTCTCCGGAAAACGGCGGCTTTGCCGCCTCCCGGAGCCGGACGCTTGGCAAGGGCTCCTGTGCCTTGGAAGCTTCTCCCCTTGGCTTCGGAGTCATGGGAATGACCTACAACCGCAGCCAGTCTCCCTCGCGTGAGCAGTGCATCCGGCTTCTTCATGAGGCCGTGGAGCGCGGAGTGACTCTTTTTGATACGGCCATCATCTACGGCCCCCTGAGCAATGAACTTCTGGCCGGGGAAGCTCTTTCCCCCTTCAGGGGGAAGATCAGCGTCACTACCAAGTTCGGGCACGAAGTTATTAACGGAAAGGGGACGGGCCGCCAGGACAGCCGCCCGGAAACCATCCGGCGCTACTGCGACGAGTCGCTGCGCCGTTTGAAGGTGGACGCTATTGAATTATTCTACCAGCACCGCTTTGATCCCAGGATTCCCGTTGAAGATGTAGCGGGAACCATCTCCGAACTGGTCAAGGAAGGCAAGGTGCGGCGCTGGGGCATGTGCGAAGTCACTCCCGGTACAATTCGCAGGGCCCACGCCGTCCATCCCCTGACAGCCATTCAGAGTGAGTACCATCTCATGCACCGGGATGTTGAAAACAATGGCGTTCTGGATGTCTGCCGTGAACTGGGTATAGGCTTTGTCCCCTACAGCCCGCTCAACAGGGGATTCCTGGGGGGCTGCATCAATGAATACACGCAATTTGACCCGAACAACGACAACCGCCAGACCCTGCCGCGTTTCACGCCGGAGGCCATGAGAGCCAATATGCGTATTGTCAATATTCTGCAACAGTTTGGGAGGACGCGCGGCATGACTTCCTCCCAGGTTGCCCTGGGATGGCTGCTGCAAAAGGCTCCTTATATCGTACCCATTCCCGGCACCACTAAACTGTCCCATCTGGAAGAAAACCTGCACACGCTTGATTTTACCTGCTCTCCGCAGGAGTGGGCGGAACTGGAGAACGCCGTAGCCGCCACACCCGTGACCGGAGCACGCTACAACGCGGAACAGCAAAGGCAAGTAGGGCATTGA
- a CDS encoding DUF58 domain-containing protein — MTSFPFPSQVIQPDAEQAARRLRLPFSCCAWKGTQGHWEGTGAGNSIDFQGSRSYQWGDDPRDIHWAAYARTGQLTMKIFRAELSPQVDVAVDVSESMFFHEERAARTRGLLQFCLLSAIGTGAQVKIHAVKGRRIIPLDQEDVLSGQWEAQIQSLPPDESMPSISIWRPNGMKIFISDLLYPGEPDNLLETMASLKGMSVILAPTLQEEAELPAGNARLKNCESGHLRRQLITPSLSRRYARAYAAHFELWISACLRRQAVLARIPCKGTLTEALSGEALRQGAVELS; from the coding sequence ATGACCTCTTTCCCCTTCCCCAGCCAGGTGATCCAGCCGGACGCCGAACAGGCGGCGCGCCGTCTCCGGCTGCCCTTTTCCTGCTGCGCCTGGAAAGGAACACAGGGCCATTGGGAGGGAACGGGAGCAGGCAACTCCATCGATTTCCAGGGAAGCCGTTCCTACCAGTGGGGGGATGACCCGCGGGATATCCATTGGGCGGCGTACGCCAGAACCGGCCAGCTCACCATGAAAATCTTCCGGGCGGAACTGTCACCGCAGGTAGACGTGGCGGTAGATGTTTCCGAATCCATGTTTTTTCACGAAGAGCGCGCGGCACGCACGCGGGGCCTGCTTCAATTTTGCCTGCTCTCCGCCATCGGAACGGGAGCCCAGGTGAAGATTCATGCGGTGAAAGGGCGCCGTATCATCCCCCTGGACCAGGAAGATGTTCTCTCCGGCCAATGGGAAGCGCAGATCCAGAGCCTTCCCCCGGATGAATCCATGCCCTCCATTTCCATCTGGCGCCCCAATGGAATGAAAATCTTCATCTCCGACCTGCTCTACCCGGGGGAACCGGACAACCTTCTGGAAACCATGGCCTCCTTAAAAGGGATGTCCGTCATCCTGGCACCCACGCTGCAGGAAGAAGCGGAACTCCCCGCCGGCAACGCCAGACTCAAAAACTGTGAATCCGGCCACCTGCGCCGCCAGCTCATCACCCCTTCCCTGTCCCGGAGGTACGCCCGCGCCTACGCCGCCCATTTTGAACTCTGGATTTCTGCCTGCCTGCGCCGCCAGGCCGTTCTTGCCCGCATCCCCTGCAAGGGGACGCTGACGGAAGCCCTGTCCGGAGAAGCATTACGGCAGGGTGCCGTGGAACTCTCCTGA
- a CDS encoding threonine aldolase family protein yields MILFNCDYSEGAHADILRRMAETNMEQTAGYGEDPYCDQARKLIAGLCGRTDLDIHFLIGGTQTNFTVIAAALRPHQCVLCADTGHINVHESGAVEACGHKVSAIPSPDGKLTARQIEEAWHAHWDDETREHMPQPRMVYISQPTELGTIYSRKELQEISGVCRRRGLYLYMDGARLGYGLCDEDNDLDLPAIASLCDAFYIGGTKVGALFGEALVLRHEALKEDFRYIAKQKGGRLAKGRLLGIQFLELFRDGLYFRLGAHADRLAVMLRDFCRSRGLALPFSSGTNQQFVTMPDSVLEELGRKYGFAYLRREDETHSTVRFCTSWATREEDVRELMADIARLC; encoded by the coding sequence ATGATTCTTTTCAACTGTGATTACAGTGAAGGCGCCCATGCGGATATTCTCCGCAGAATGGCGGAAACGAATATGGAGCAGACTGCCGGTTACGGGGAGGACCCCTATTGCGACCAGGCCCGGAAGCTGATTGCCGGCTTGTGCGGCAGAACGGATCTGGATATCCATTTCCTTATCGGCGGGACCCAGACCAATTTCACGGTAATTGCGGCGGCGCTGCGTCCCCATCAATGCGTGCTGTGCGCGGACACGGGCCATATCAATGTGCACGAGTCGGGAGCCGTTGAGGCTTGCGGACACAAGGTTTCCGCTATTCCTTCCCCGGATGGGAAGCTGACGGCCCGGCAAATTGAGGAGGCGTGGCACGCCCACTGGGATGACGAGACCCGTGAGCATATGCCTCAGCCCCGGATGGTTTATATTTCCCAGCCGACCGAATTGGGCACCATTTATTCCAGAAAGGAACTTCAGGAAATTTCCGGAGTCTGCCGCCGGCGGGGGCTGTATTTGTATATGGACGGAGCACGCCTCGGCTACGGCTTGTGCGATGAGGACAATGACCTGGATTTGCCGGCGATTGCCTCCCTTTGCGATGCTTTTTACATCGGCGGCACGAAGGTCGGCGCTCTGTTTGGTGAAGCCCTGGTTCTGCGGCATGAGGCCCTGAAGGAGGATTTCCGTTACATCGCCAAGCAGAAGGGCGGCCGTCTTGCGAAAGGGCGGCTTCTGGGCATTCAGTTCCTGGAGCTGTTCCGCGACGGCCTTTATTTCCGGCTGGGCGCCCATGCGGACCGCCTGGCTGTGATGCTGCGGGATTTTTGCCGTTCCAGAGGGCTGGCGCTTCCCTTTTCCAGCGGAACGAACCAACAGTTTGTCACGATGCCCGATTCCGTTCTGGAGGAGCTGGGGAGGAAATACGGTTTTGCCTATTTGCGCCGGGAGGATGAAACCCACAGCACGGTGCGCTTCTGCACGAGCTGGGCCACCCGAGAGGAAGACGTACGGGAATTGATGGCGGATATCGCCCGCCTGTGCTGA
- a CDS encoding MerR family transcriptional regulator: MQDASELGEQKDMCLSISEVSELTGITPSNLRFFEEEGILDIPRNGAGCRVFHRKEMEELLGLVCLKHSGLELKEIKRFFHLVRQGNSTLRERYRMLQEGHQAMKTRIRELKKCLKYSKIKMEYIGQCCEAYDKGEPLPQVNPEWMDSFLKQKI; encoded by the coding sequence ATGCAAGACGCATCAGAACTTGGAGAACAGAAAGACATGTGCCTTTCCATTTCGGAAGTCTCGGAATTGACAGGCATCACGCCGTCCAATCTGCGTTTTTTTGAAGAAGAAGGAATCCTGGACATCCCGAGAAACGGGGCGGGATGCCGTGTCTTCCACCGCAAGGAAATGGAAGAACTTCTGGGGCTGGTTTGCCTTAAGCATTCTGGATTGGAACTCAAGGAGATCAAACGCTTTTTTCACCTGGTTCGCCAAGGTAATTCGACATTGCGCGAACGTTACCGCATGTTGCAGGAAGGGCATCAGGCCATGAAAACGCGCATTCGGGAACTGAAAAAATGCCTGAAATACTCCAAAATCAAAATGGAGTATATCGGCCAGTGCTGCGAGGCATATGACAAAGGCGAACCTCTGCCACAGGTGAACCCGGAATGGATGGATTCCTTCCTGAAACAAAAAATTTGA
- a CDS encoding vWA domain-containing protein, translated as MLPHFTNTTAFWALLAIPLITAIHFLQHKTKTQATATLFLLEALAPEAHEGNAWDRLRISRSFWMQILAVLLLTWVLAAPVWPGKGSGQTVVFILDDSANMAPFRQEAVNAVSEDMDTILRCGIPVTWVLMGSRASGQPLYRGPSVRQALRALDLWQPREGTHDLAPALRTATAVAGPTGITRLITSTARRVPAGQSARGVGKPLENAGFAGITPVEAAGPGHWRIAVKNNSPSPLRSEISIHTESGRPPARRSLFLNPGTVTEFEYSLPPESGKAVLRLPTDAFPADNELLLVRSAPAPVAVSMEIPEKSGKIFRNIINSLPGFSPVPDGSDPDLLLLEGKTENASPPGKAAIIFAASGKPSYGAVTAERHPLTDGLNWSGLLIPSIGSMKPGEKAGVLLWQGESPLAWVDGKRLFLNWPWEKSNADRVPAPLLMTRRFMQSVQENLPGTHYGNLPGGTLLSMPAGGKLIQTMPGGERRETVFNGRLPEETGYVEIFPPGEGKTPLFQGSVWFSDARMGDFSHCSTFDTGLPQPHEEALRHMKRDPLAPLWLALAFLALILSWLPPVPDISLRP; from the coding sequence ATGCTCCCCCACTTCACCAACACGACCGCGTTCTGGGCGCTTCTGGCCATCCCCCTCATCACCGCCATCCATTTCCTCCAGCACAAAACAAAAACACAGGCCACGGCCACGCTCTTCCTGTTGGAAGCTCTGGCTCCGGAGGCCCATGAGGGTAATGCCTGGGACAGGTTACGCATATCACGCTCCTTCTGGATGCAAATTCTGGCCGTCCTCCTGCTTACCTGGGTTCTGGCCGCTCCTGTCTGGCCCGGCAAAGGCTCCGGCCAGACCGTAGTCTTCATTCTGGATGATTCCGCAAATATGGCCCCCTTTCGTCAAGAAGCCGTGAATGCCGTCTCCGAAGACATGGACACCATCCTCCGGTGCGGAATCCCGGTCACATGGGTTCTCATGGGCAGCAGGGCTTCCGGACAGCCGCTCTACCGGGGGCCGTCCGTCCGCCAGGCCCTGCGCGCCCTGGATCTCTGGCAGCCGCGCGAAGGAACACATGACCTGGCCCCTGCCCTGCGCACCGCCACAGCCGTTGCCGGGCCAACGGGAATCACGCGCCTGATTACATCCACTGCCCGGAGGGTTCCCGCCGGCCAATCCGCACGGGGTGTAGGGAAACCTCTGGAAAATGCGGGTTTTGCGGGAATAACCCCGGTGGAGGCCGCCGGCCCCGGCCATTGGAGGATTGCCGTTAAAAACAATAGCCCATCCCCTCTTCGGAGCGAAATCTCCATCCATACGGAAAGCGGGCGTCCTCCTGCCCGGCGTTCCCTGTTCCTGAATCCAGGAACTGTCACGGAATTTGAATACAGCCTCCCTCCTGAAAGCGGAAAGGCCGTGCTCCGGCTCCCGACGGACGCCTTCCCGGCGGACAATGAGCTCCTGCTGGTCCGCTCCGCTCCCGCCCCCGTCGCCGTCAGCATGGAAATTCCAGAAAAATCCGGAAAAATCTTCCGCAATATCATCAATAGCCTGCCGGGATTCTCCCCCGTCCCGGACGGCTCAGATCCCGACCTCCTCCTGCTGGAGGGAAAAACGGAAAATGCCAGTCCCCCCGGAAAAGCGGCCATCATATTTGCAGCCAGCGGCAAACCATCTTACGGCGCTGTCACGGCGGAACGGCATCCGCTGACTGACGGGCTGAACTGGAGCGGCCTGCTCATCCCCTCCATCGGTTCCATGAAGCCGGGGGAAAAAGCCGGAGTCCTGCTCTGGCAGGGGGAATCCCCCCTGGCCTGGGTGGACGGGAAACGCCTTTTCCTCAACTGGCCCTGGGAAAAATCCAATGCGGACCGCGTTCCGGCGCCCTTGCTCATGACCCGCAGATTCATGCAATCCGTACAGGAGAATCTGCCCGGAACACATTACGGCAACCTTCCCGGAGGAACTCTCTTATCCATGCCCGCAGGCGGAAAACTCATTCAAACCATGCCCGGGGGAGAACGCCGTGAAACTGTCTTTAACGGCAGGCTCCCGGAAGAAACCGGATATGTGGAAATCTTCCCCCCCGGAGAAGGGAAAACACCCCTGTTCCAAGGCTCCGTCTGGTTCTCCGACGCCCGGATGGGAGATTTTTCCCACTGCTCCACGTTTGACACAGGACTTCCCCAGCCCCATGAAGAGGCGCTCCGGCACATGAAACGTGACCCTCTGGCCCCCCTCTGGCTGGCGCTGGCGTTCCTGGCCCTGATTCTTTCCTGGCTTCCTCCCGTCCCAGACATCTCCCTGCGCCCATGA
- a CDS encoding serine/threonine protein kinase: MKGKISLEDLVEQFLDQCRSGNVPDIQDFAGAHPEFAAELLALLPLVMEMEDWSVEKKQGIMPPVHDFPDLEGDDYRLIRRLGSGGMGVVFEALQLSLNRKVALKLLSPLLLQDAAQRSLFEHEAHVIARLHHPNIVRIFSAACRPGCCYYAMELIEGKSLDGCEFSNPYEIARIGLQAARAIAYAHRCGILHRDIKPANLLLDEAGEVHVSDFGLAFLLQGRNEVIEKEGAQSGTLRYMSPERLVHGVNTFSSDQYAFGVTLYELVAKSPPFPGLAPEELMERICREPVPPLKCSEPDLAAIINKCVSFRPESRYRSMDELSEDLLHFLNHEPVGASSPSPARRLQLWMKRKPAVAVLSLAAALCAAAFVVALGAGYLQTASALKLAENNAAVADAALSQVFTRIAEQPPSQKNTQLLSALLPYYRMIARGKNLPESKVCEANAVIGECALRTGSYALAEEAFRNMMKFRKDAFPVNQLATALKKQGKDKEATELFRQVADRFAMSERAEDRFETVRALLALSGSPESVERSRAFGMLETLLEDDPDHPEYRFQYAQLLAGNPRLFRERRIPGIEPNAAVLLLQLAGAYPERPEYGLALVELMLKKLRYARNFREHNQRELADTVNLSERLLGRWPNDPQIISGMVRLHARYIGALRREGKDAWARRESDRLQGILEVLFYNPEISDAVKESLIRLQLQRLKLLRHDGRSYEGEDLRKKISRELGFYHGPMLRVFREELDKAGPDDESSVGKSEDSIIFERTKQGL, translated from the coding sequence ATGAAGGGGAAGATTTCTCTGGAAGATCTGGTTGAACAATTCCTGGATCAGTGCCGTTCCGGCAATGTTCCCGATATTCAGGATTTTGCCGGGGCGCATCCGGAGTTTGCTGCCGAGTTGCTGGCTCTTCTTCCGCTTGTGATGGAGATGGAAGATTGGAGCGTTGAAAAAAAACAGGGAATTATGCCTCCGGTTCACGATTTTCCCGATTTGGAGGGGGACGATTACCGGCTGATTCGGAGACTAGGCAGCGGCGGTATGGGGGTGGTATTTGAAGCGCTGCAATTGTCCCTCAACCGGAAAGTGGCCCTCAAGCTGTTGTCTCCGTTGCTGCTGCAGGATGCCGCCCAACGCAGCCTGTTTGAGCATGAGGCGCATGTGATTGCCAGGCTTCATCATCCCAATATTGTCAGAATTTTCAGTGCCGCGTGCCGTCCGGGATGTTGTTATTATGCGATGGAGTTGATAGAAGGCAAGAGTCTGGACGGATGTGAATTCAGTAATCCGTATGAGATAGCCCGCATTGGCCTCCAGGCCGCCAGGGCGATTGCGTACGCCCACCGCTGCGGCATTCTGCACCGCGATATCAAACCGGCGAACCTGTTGCTGGATGAAGCGGGGGAAGTACACGTCAGCGATTTTGGACTTGCTTTTCTGCTTCAGGGGAGAAATGAAGTTATTGAGAAGGAAGGAGCTCAGAGCGGAACACTGCGGTATATGTCCCCGGAGCGGCTGGTGCATGGAGTCAATACCTTTTCCAGCGATCAGTATGCGTTTGGGGTGACGCTTTATGAGCTTGTTGCAAAATCCCCGCCGTTTCCGGGGCTAGCTCCTGAAGAATTGATGGAACGGATTTGCAGGGAACCGGTTCCGCCGTTGAAGTGCAGCGAACCCGACTTGGCCGCGATTATTAACAAGTGCGTCAGTTTCCGTCCGGAGTCGCGCTATCGAAGCATGGACGAACTTTCTGAAGATTTGCTGCATTTTTTGAATCATGAACCGGTCGGGGCCTCCTCCCCGTCTCCGGCCAGGCGGTTGCAGCTGTGGATGAAACGTAAACCGGCTGTTGCCGTATTGTCTTTGGCTGCGGCCCTGTGTGCGGCCGCTTTCGTTGTCGCGTTGGGCGCCGGTTATCTGCAGACGGCGTCTGCGCTGAAACTGGCGGAAAACAATGCCGCAGTTGCCGATGCGGCTTTGTCACAAGTGTTCACCCGTATTGCGGAGCAGCCCCCTTCACAGAAAAATACGCAGCTGCTTTCAGCTTTGCTGCCCTATTACAGGATGATCGCCAGAGGAAAAAATCTGCCGGAGTCAAAGGTTTGCGAGGCCAATGCCGTCATCGGGGAATGCGCACTGCGCACCGGGAGTTATGCTCTTGCGGAAGAAGCGTTCCGCAACATGATGAAATTCAGGAAAGACGCTTTTCCCGTCAACCAGTTGGCGACGGCTTTGAAAAAACAGGGTAAAGATAAAGAGGCAACGGAACTTTTCCGGCAGGTGGCCGACCGCTTTGCGATGTCGGAGCGGGCGGAGGATCGGTTTGAAACGGTCCGCGCGTTGCTGGCTTTGTCCGGTTCTCCGGAGAGTGTTGAGCGTTCCCGGGCGTTCGGAATGTTGGAAACATTGTTGGAGGATGATCCTGACCATCCTGAATACCGTTTTCAATACGCACAGCTTTTGGCCGGAAATCCCCGCCTTTTCCGGGAGAGGCGCATTCCCGGCATTGAACCGAATGCAGCCGTGCTGCTCCTCCAGCTTGCCGGCGCCTATCCGGAACGGCCGGAATACGGCCTGGCGCTGGTAGAGCTGATGCTGAAGAAACTCCGGTATGCCAGGAATTTCCGGGAACATAACCAGAGGGAACTTGCCGATACGGTGAATCTTTCCGAAAGGCTTCTCGGGCGTTGGCCGAATGATCCGCAGATTATTTCCGGCATGGTCCGGCTGCATGCACGGTATATTGGGGCCCTGCGACGCGAAGGAAAAGATGCCTGGGCCCGAAGGGAAAGCGACCGCCTGCAGGGCATCCTGGAAGTTCTTTTTTACAATCCCGAGATTTCCGATGCCGTGAAAGAAAGCCTGATCCGCCTCCAGCTTCAACGTTTGAAACTGTTACGGCATGACGGCCGGAGTTATGAAGGAGAGGATCTGCGGAAAAAAATCAGCCGGGAGCTGGGCTTTTACCACGGACCGATGCTCCGGGTGTTCCGGGAGGAGTTGGATAAAGCCGGGCCGGATGATGAATCCTCCGTCGGGAAGAGTGAAGATTCCATTATTTTTGAACGCACCAAGCAAGGTTTGTAA